The sequence CAATCTCAATGCTGCCAGAGTGGAAGCAGATCAAAAGTGTCCCTGTGATCGCACTAACCGCACTCGTTACAGTGAAAGACAAAGTAACGGGACTTGATGCCGGCGCTGACGATTATCTCACCAAACCCTTTGCTGAAGCGGAACTTTTCGCTCGCATCCGTGCTCAACTGCGCACTCCTGACTCATCTGGCCAAGACGACAGTATCGTAACCACTGAATGTCTGAGTATCGATAAAAATACACGTGAAGTGACATACAAAGATGAGTTAATCACGTTAACAAGAACTGAGTTCGACTTGTTACTATTCCTAGCGAGCAATATCGGACGAGTATTTACTCGGGACGAGCTGCTTGACCACGTATGGGGCTACAACCACTTCCCAACAACCAGAACTGTAGACACTCACGTTCTGCAACTTCGTCAAAAACTTCCTGGACTGGAAATAGAAACGCTTCGTGGTGTAGGGTACAAACTGAAAGCATGATCCGCCCGCTGATATTGATGGGGGCGCTAATCACAGCGCCCATAACTCACGCAGACAATTGGTTTGAGGAAACGACACCTCTAAATCAAGCACACCAACACCTGCTGAAAGGCTCTTTGTCTGAGATGTACTCTGTAATGGTTGAGGTGTTACAGCGTAACCAAAATCAAGCACTAAAAGAGCATATCAACGATTTATTAGTGCAGTCCTTTGATGCTGATTGTGGAAAATCCTTACACAATGATCCACTACCAGCGTGGCTTCGCAACGTCTCTATTAAAAGGACCAGTATACAAAGCCCCGGAAGAGAGTCGTATCGTCTATTTGTTGATGTCACCTCAGCTGAGCCTCTTAAAGATGTCTCGCTAGAACGTTGGGTTAGCTCAAATATCGCCGCAGATACTGCTTTTGGCGAAATCAATGACAAGAAAACCCGAAACGCTAACCAGGCTTCAGATTATCGTAAGACCTACAACCTCAATAGTCGCTTGCCTATGGGGCTATACCACCTCAAAGTAGAAACGAAAGACAGTCAAAGTTATTCCACTTGGGTCATAATAGAGGAGTACAAGGCAAAACAGATTGTTCGTTGGTCTGCTAAAGACCAGTGGAGTATAGAAAAGAATGAATTGCTCAATAAATTCTGCCCACTACCTAAACTCTCGGTCCGTGTCTACAACTACCAAGAGGAGCAATACAAAGAGATATGGGGACGTACCTATCAAGCAAATTATCCGACGAAATTGGATAAACTCGACATTCCACCAGATCGATATGTCCTGTCCGTTGCTTTAGACAGTCAACGTTGGCAAGGTCCAATCATGATTGAGCAGTCGCAGATCATTACCAAAACCTACGACGTTTCTGCCGATGAAGGACAACTTACTGAAGAGTAAGCGATAAAGCAACTTTTCCCTAAAGCCCTTAGATTCTTGGTCGATATATTTCGTGTAAATCTATTTTCAACGGAAATGACCTATGAGAACGTCGACGCTACGCTTACTACCCATTGCAATTCTTTTTGCCACCGCAAGTCATGCAGGCAACTATGCTATAGACGCGCGAGGAGACGCGATGGGTGGAGTGGGAGTCGTTTCAGGAGACTTTCTTACTGCACCCTTTTACAACCCTGCGCTAACCGCTATTTATCGACGTAGTAATAATGTGGGTATGCTTTTACCTAGCATCGGTTTTAACTACAACGACCAACATAACATGCTGGATGATATCGATCGCGCGATTAGCGCTACTGATCCCGGTGATATACAAGATGCACTTGATGATCTTGATGGTGATACCGCAGGCGTTACTATTGGTGCTGCTGCTGCGTTTGCAATCCCTAACCGATATGTCTCAATGAACGCATACGGCAAATTGTATAGTGAAAGCTTCGCTCAGGCGAATGTGGGAGCAAACGTCAATGACTCAACCATAGAGGGAGCCGCGATTGGTGTTCTAGAAGGGGGGCTCTCGATTGCAAAATACATGACGTTACTTGGCCATCACTGGTCATTTGGTGTAACACCAAAGCTTCAGCGGATTTATACATACAGTTACAGCTCAAGCCTGCAAGACTTTAGCCTATCAGACATTCGCGACAACGGAGACGCTGAAACTACTTTCAATTATGACTTAGGCGCACTTTGGTTCTACGGTCCCTTGAGAGTAGGTCTCAGTGGAAAAAACATGGTGTCGAGAGACAT comes from Vibrio astriarenae and encodes:
- a CDS encoding conjugal transfer protein TraF, which codes for MRTSTLRLLPIAILFATASHAGNYAIDARGDAMGGVGVVSGDFLTAPFYNPALTAIYRRSNNVGMLLPSIGFNYNDQHNMLDDIDRAISATDPGDIQDALDDLDGDTAGVTIGAAAAFAIPNRYVSMNAYGKLYSESFAQANVGANVNDSTIEGAAIGVLEGGLSIAKYMTLLGHHWSFGVTPKLQRIYTYSYSSSLQDFSLSDIRDNGDAETTFNYDLGALWFYGPLRVGLSGKNMVSRDITTADGNYSYKMRPQYTVGTGLIADFWQVSVDYDLNEAKNFTFVDDNKQMLRIGGEVDLMRQFKFRAGYYTNLAASDDEGTVTAGLGISPLNITQMDIGVSYTNENAMGVYLNFLSSY
- the vxrB gene encoding response regulator transcription factor VxrB yields the protein MKQTLLLVEDDKNLADGLLVSLEQAGYDCLHSETIADVAPLWEQADLVILDRQLPDGDSISMLPEWKQIKSVPVIALTALVTVKDKVTGLDAGADDYLTKPFAEAELFARIRAQLRTPDSSGQDDSIVTTECLSIDKNTREVTYKDELITLTRTEFDLLLFLASNIGRVFTRDELLDHVWGYNHFPTTRTVDTHVLQLRQKLPGLEIETLRGVGYKLKA
- a CDS encoding DUF2861 family protein, with translation MIRPLILMGALITAPITHADNWFEETTPLNQAHQHLLKGSLSEMYSVMVEVLQRNQNQALKEHINDLLVQSFDADCGKSLHNDPLPAWLRNVSIKRTSIQSPGRESYRLFVDVTSAEPLKDVSLERWVSSNIAADTAFGEINDKKTRNANQASDYRKTYNLNSRLPMGLYHLKVETKDSQSYSTWVIIEEYKAKQIVRWSAKDQWSIEKNELLNKFCPLPKLSVRVYNYQEEQYKEIWGRTYQANYPTKLDKLDIPPDRYVLSVALDSQRWQGPIMIEQSQIITKTYDVSADEGQLTEE